Proteins encoded in a region of the Methylobacterium radiotolerans JCM 2831 genome:
- a CDS encoding 2-dehydro-3-deoxy-6-phosphogalactonate aldolase, which produces MTILERFEAAFVACPLVAILRGLTPDEAPDVGEALVGAGFTLVEVPINSPDPLRSIAVLAERLHGRALVGAGTVLTPSQIGEVAAAGGTLVVSPNVDPAVIGATVAAGLVSLPGYQTPTEAFAALAAGATALKLFPADVATPLALKAHRAVLPPDTRVLAVGGVVPESIAGWRQAGADGFGLGSNLYRPGKAAADVARDAATYVAAFERSI; this is translated from the coding sequence ATGACGATCCTCGAGCGGTTCGAGGCGGCCTTCGTGGCCTGCCCGCTCGTCGCGATCCTGCGAGGCCTCACGCCGGACGAGGCACCGGATGTCGGCGAGGCCCTGGTCGGAGCCGGGTTCACCCTCGTCGAGGTGCCCATCAACTCGCCCGACCCGCTGCGGAGCATCGCCGTGCTCGCCGAGCGCCTGCACGGGCGGGCGCTGGTCGGGGCCGGCACGGTCCTGACCCCGTCGCAGATCGGCGAGGTCGCCGCCGCCGGCGGGACCCTCGTGGTGTCGCCGAACGTCGATCCGGCCGTCATCGGCGCGACGGTCGCGGCGGGACTCGTCTCGCTACCGGGCTATCAGACCCCCACCGAGGCCTTCGCGGCCCTGGCGGCCGGCGCCACCGCGCTGAAACTGTTTCCGGCGGACGTCGCGACGCCGCTGGCGCTCAAGGCGCATCGCGCGGTCCTGCCGCCGGACACGCGGGTCCTGGCCGTCGGCGGGGTGGTGCCCGAGAGCATCGCGGGCTGGCGGCAGGCGGGTGCCGACGGATTCGGGCTCGGGTCCAATCTGTACCGGCCCGGCAAAGCGGCGGCCGACGTCGCCCGCGACGCCGCAACCTACGTGGCGGCGTTCGAGCGCTCGATCTGA
- a CDS encoding 2-dehydro-3-deoxygalactonokinase, producing MVGRAAYIAVDWGTTNRRAFAMSEAGTVLDSLGDDRGILALTPDAYPGEIAALRARFGALPIIAVGMVGSNRGWQAAPYVAAPATLAALVDACLEPAPDVWIVPGVALRDGARPDVMRGEEIQVFGAIGAGAAPATALFCQPGTHNKWIETVDGAITDFTTVMTGEFFALLRTHGILAGTLDGAVEDGTSFRAGVRRGLASRNLAATLFEVRSGLLLERLGPGDAAAHASGILIGADLGTRDDLQRRPVHLLGGGHLAALYAAAITEANGDPVIVPDGSTTAGIHAIWSLRA from the coding sequence ATGGTCGGTCGCGCGGCCTACATCGCCGTCGACTGGGGCACGACGAACCGGCGGGCCTTCGCCATGTCGGAAGCGGGAACCGTCCTCGACAGTTTGGGCGACGACCGCGGCATCCTTGCCCTGACGCCCGACGCGTATCCGGGGGAGATCGCGGCCCTGCGCGCGCGGTTCGGGGCGCTTCCCATCATCGCCGTCGGCATGGTCGGCTCCAACCGCGGCTGGCAGGCGGCGCCCTACGTGGCCGCGCCGGCGACCCTGGCCGCCCTGGTCGATGCCTGCCTGGAGCCCGCCCCCGACGTCTGGATCGTTCCGGGGGTGGCCCTGCGGGACGGTGCGCGTCCCGACGTCATGCGGGGCGAGGAGATCCAGGTCTTCGGAGCGATCGGAGCGGGGGCGGCGCCCGCGACGGCCCTGTTCTGCCAGCCCGGCACGCACAACAAGTGGATCGAGACGGTCGACGGGGCCATCACCGATTTCACCACCGTGATGACCGGGGAATTCTTCGCCCTCCTCCGGACACACGGCATCCTGGCGGGAACCCTCGACGGCGCCGTCGAGGACGGGACGAGCTTCCGCGCGGGCGTCCGCCGCGGTCTCGCGTCCCGGAACCTCGCCGCTACCCTGTTCGAGGTCCGCTCGGGCCTGCTGCTCGAACGGCTCGGGCCCGGCGATGCCGCCGCCCATGCCAGCGGCATCCTGATCGGCGCCGATCTCGGCACCCGGGACGACCTGCAGCGGCGCCCGGTCCACCTGCTGGGCGGCGGCCACCTCGCGGCGCTCTACGCGGCCGCCATCACCGAAGCGAATGGGGATCCGGTGATCGTCCCCGACGGTTCAACCACGGCCGGTATCCACGCCATCTGGAGTCTGCGGGCATGA
- a CDS encoding ABC transporter ATP-binding protein, whose product MEFRGFRAVNGVALQVERGTIHALIGPNGAGKTTCFNLLTKFLIPTAGTIRYKDRDITGLKAADVARLGLVRSFQISAVFPHLTVMENVRIALQRRRRGDSFDFWRAERVLRALNGEALALVEAVGLSDFADVLAVELSYGRKRALEIATTLALDPEMLLLDEPMAGMGHEDVDRTAALIRRVSKDRTILMVEHNLSVVASLSDRITVLARGQVLAEGDYATVSKDPRVVEAYIGAGHA is encoded by the coding sequence ATGGAATTCCGCGGATTCCGGGCCGTCAACGGCGTGGCGTTGCAAGTGGAACGCGGCACCATCCACGCCCTCATCGGGCCGAACGGCGCCGGCAAGACCACCTGCTTCAACTTGCTGACCAAGTTCCTGATCCCCACCGCGGGCACGATCCGCTACAAGGATCGCGACATCACCGGTCTGAAGGCGGCCGACGTCGCCCGTCTCGGTCTCGTGCGTTCCTTCCAGATCTCGGCGGTGTTCCCGCACCTGACGGTGATGGAGAATGTCCGCATCGCCCTGCAGCGGCGGCGGCGCGGCGATTCCTTCGACTTCTGGCGGGCCGAGCGGGTCCTGCGCGCGCTGAACGGCGAGGCGCTCGCCCTCGTCGAGGCGGTGGGCCTCTCGGACTTCGCCGACGTGCTGGCGGTCGAACTCTCCTACGGGCGCAAGCGCGCGCTGGAGATCGCCACGACGCTCGCCCTCGATCCCGAGATGCTGCTGCTCGACGAGCCGATGGCCGGCATGGGCCACGAGGACGTTGACCGGACCGCGGCCCTCATCCGCCGGGTCTCGAAGGATCGGACGATCCTGATGGTGGAGCACAACCTCTCCGTAGTCGCCTCCCTGTCGGATCGGATCACCGTGCTGGCCCGCGGCCAGGTGCTGGCCGAGGGCGACTACGCCACGGTCTCGAAGGACCCGCGCGTGGTCGAAGCATATATCGGGGCGGGACATGCCTGA
- a CDS encoding ABC transporter ATP-binding protein — protein MPEAALKVPPAAATGALLTVRGLEGWYGESHVLHGIDIDVRAGEVITLLGRNGAGKTTTLRAIIGILGKRSGSIVYDGVETVRMASRNIARLGIGYVPEERGIFASLTVHENLMLPPRVKPGGMSVAEIHTLFPNLKERAGSQGTKLSGGEQQMLAIGRILRTGAKLILLDEPTEGLAPVIVQQIGRTIQQLKAQGYTIVLVEQNFRFAQTLADRHFVIEQGRVVDMIPNAELDANIDKLHAYLGV, from the coding sequence ATGCCTGAGGCGGCTCTCAAGGTACCTCCGGCGGCCGCGACCGGCGCGCTGCTGACCGTCCGCGGCCTCGAAGGCTGGTACGGCGAAAGCCACGTCCTCCACGGCATCGACATCGACGTGCGCGCAGGGGAGGTGATCACGCTGCTCGGCCGCAACGGCGCCGGCAAGACCACGACCCTGCGGGCGATCATCGGCATCCTCGGCAAGCGTTCGGGCTCGATCGTCTACGACGGCGTCGAGACGGTCCGAATGGCCTCGCGCAACATCGCGCGGCTCGGAATCGGTTACGTGCCGGAGGAGCGCGGCATCTTCGCGAGCCTGACGGTCCACGAGAACCTGATGCTGCCGCCGCGGGTGAAGCCCGGCGGCATGTCGGTGGCGGAGATCCACACGCTGTTCCCGAATCTCAAGGAGCGCGCCGGCAGCCAGGGCACCAAGCTCTCGGGCGGCGAGCAGCAGATGCTGGCGATCGGACGCATCCTGCGCACCGGCGCCAAGCTGATCCTGCTCGACGAGCCGACGGAAGGTCTGGCGCCGGTCATCGTCCAGCAGATCGGCCGGACCATCCAGCAATTGAAGGCCCAGGGCTATACCATCGTTCTGGTGGAGCAGAATTTCCGCTTCGCCCAGACTTTGGCGGACCGGCATTTCGTGATCGAGCAGGGACGGGTGGTCGACATGATCCCCAATGCCGAGCTTGACGCCAATATCGACAAGCTGCACGCCTATCTCGGCGTCTGA
- a CDS encoding ABC transporter substrate-binding protein — MFGRIARPVTLAALAGALMMGTAAAQTNVKIGILGDRSGAYSDISGEGSVVAAKLAVEDFKPEQHGLKVEIVSADHQNKPDVGAAIARQWYDRDAVDMITDGVTSSVALAISQVTKEKNKVFIDTGAGTADLTGPQCTPNTIHWVYDTVALANGTGGAMVKRGGNTWFFLTADYVFGQTLQRDTSAVITKNGGKVVGSVKTPFPTSDFSSFLLQAQGSGAKVIGLANAGTDTINAIKQAGEFGITEGGQALAGLLVFSSDVHSLGTKVAQGLVLTEPFYWDLNDQTRAFSDRFAKQMKNASKPTANHAGVYSDVLHYLKAVAELKSTADGAATVAKMKAMPTDDPLFGKGVIRADGRKIHDMYLFEVKKPAESKGEWDLYKKLETIPGDQVFRPLNEGNCPLVKG; from the coding sequence ATGTTCGGACGCATCGCCCGGCCCGTGACCCTCGCTGCCCTCGCAGGTGCCCTGATGATGGGTACTGCGGCCGCGCAGACGAACGTGAAGATCGGCATCCTGGGCGACCGCTCGGGCGCCTATTCGGACATCAGCGGCGAGGGCTCGGTGGTCGCCGCGAAGCTGGCCGTCGAGGATTTCAAGCCGGAGCAGCATGGCCTGAAGGTCGAGATCGTCTCCGCCGACCACCAGAACAAGCCGGATGTCGGCGCGGCGATCGCCCGCCAATGGTACGACCGCGACGCCGTCGACATGATCACCGACGGGGTGACCTCCTCGGTGGCGCTGGCGATCAGCCAGGTCACCAAGGAGAAGAACAAGGTCTTCATCGACACCGGCGCCGGCACGGCGGATCTCACCGGGCCGCAATGCACGCCGAACACGATCCACTGGGTCTACGACACCGTGGCGCTCGCCAACGGCACCGGCGGCGCGATGGTCAAGCGCGGCGGCAACACGTGGTTCTTCCTCACCGCCGACTACGTCTTCGGCCAGACCCTTCAGCGCGACACCAGCGCGGTGATCACCAAGAACGGCGGCAAGGTCGTCGGCTCGGTGAAGACGCCCTTCCCGACCTCCGACTTCTCGTCCTTCCTGCTGCAGGCGCAGGGGTCGGGCGCCAAGGTGATCGGGCTGGCGAATGCCGGTACCGACACGATCAACGCGATCAAGCAGGCGGGTGAGTTCGGCATCACCGAGGGCGGGCAGGCGCTCGCCGGCCTCCTGGTCTTCTCGTCGGACGTGCACTCGCTGGGTACCAAGGTCGCCCAGGGGTTGGTCCTGACGGAGCCGTTCTACTGGGACCTGAACGATCAGACCCGCGCCTTCTCGGACCGGTTCGCCAAGCAGATGAAGAACGCCTCGAAGCCGACCGCGAACCACGCGGGCGTCTACTCGGACGTGCTCCATTACCTGAAAGCGGTGGCCGAGCTGAAGTCGACCGCCGACGGGGCCGCCACGGTCGCCAAGATGAAGGCGATGCCGACCGACGACCCGCTCTTCGGCAAGGGCGTGATCCGCGCGGACGGCCGCAAGATCCACGACATGTACCTGTTCGAGGTCAAGAAGCCCGCCGAGTCGAAGGGCGAATGGGACCTCTACAAGAAGCTCGAGACCATCCCGGGCGACCAGGTCTTCCGGCCGCTCAACGAGGGCAACTGCCCGCTGGTGAAGGGCTGA
- a CDS encoding branched-chain amino acid ABC transporter permease, whose protein sequence is MTTIFGVPTQALFGQLLLGLINGSFYAILSLGLAIIFGLLNIINFAHGALYMMGAFVAWMLLTYVGLGYWWALGLAPIVVGAFGIVLERVLIARLYKLDHLYGLLLTFGLALIIQGLFRNQYGVSGLPYAIPAELSGGQRLPFMFLPNYRAWVVVASLTVCIATWLVIEKTKLGAYLRAATENPTLVQAFGVNVPLFLTLTYGFGVALAGFAGVLAAPIYSVNPNMGADIIIVVFAVVVIGGMGSIIGSVITGFTLGLVEGLTKVFYPEASATVIFVIMVLVLLVKPAGLFGRTA, encoded by the coding sequence ATGACCACGATCTTCGGTGTGCCGACGCAGGCCCTGTTCGGGCAATTGCTGCTCGGCCTGATCAACGGCTCGTTCTACGCGATCCTGTCGCTGGGGCTCGCGATCATCTTCGGGCTCCTCAACATCATCAACTTCGCCCACGGCGCGCTCTACATGATGGGCGCGTTCGTGGCCTGGATGCTGCTCACCTACGTCGGACTCGGCTACTGGTGGGCGCTGGGGCTCGCCCCGATCGTGGTGGGCGCGTTCGGCATCGTGCTGGAGCGGGTGCTGATCGCCCGGCTCTACAAGCTCGATCACCTCTACGGCCTGCTGCTCACCTTCGGTCTCGCGCTGATCATCCAGGGCCTCTTCCGCAACCAGTACGGCGTCTCGGGTCTGCCCTACGCGATCCCGGCCGAGCTGTCCGGCGGTCAGCGCCTGCCCTTCATGTTCCTGCCGAACTACCGGGCCTGGGTGGTGGTGGCGTCGCTCACCGTCTGCATCGCCACCTGGCTCGTCATCGAGAAGACCAAGCTGGGCGCCTACCTCCGGGCCGCCACCGAGAACCCGACCCTGGTCCAGGCCTTCGGGGTGAACGTGCCGCTGTTCCTGACGCTGACCTACGGGTTCGGCGTCGCGCTCGCGGGCTTCGCCGGGGTGCTGGCGGCGCCGATCTACTCGGTCAATCCCAACATGGGCGCCGACATCATCATCGTGGTCTTCGCCGTGGTGGTGATCGGCGGCATGGGCTCGATCATCGGCTCGGTGATCACGGGCTTTACCCTAGGCCTCGTCGAGGGGCTCACCAAGGTGTTCTATCCGGAGGCGTCGGCCACCGTGATCTTCGTGATCATGGTGCTGGTGCTGCTCGTCAAACCCGCCGGCCTGTTCGGGCGCACGGCCTGA
- a CDS encoding branched-chain amino acid ABC transporter permease, producing the protein MADTAALNAAPIAAALPTSRDDKALHRLIFVGIAVLLVVAPLVLYPVYLMKVLCFALFALAFNLLLGYGGLLSFGHAAYFGMASYLCAYTAKSLGFTPELAILAGTVTAALLGLVFGALAIRRQGIYFSMITLALAQMVFFFSLQAKFTGGEDGIQAVPRGNLFGAISLADDRVMYAVVAVVFMAGMLLIYRIIHSPFGQVLKAIRDNEPRAISLGYRASQYKLAVFVLSATLAGLAGSTKAIVFQLASLTDVHWSMSGEVVLMTLVGGMGTVFGPIVGALVIVTMETYLAQFGAWVTIIQGCVFVLCVLLFREGIVGLIARMIRRPL; encoded by the coding sequence ATGGCCGACACCGCCGCCCTCAACGCCGCCCCGATCGCCGCCGCCTTGCCGACGAGCCGGGACGACAAGGCGCTCCACCGCCTCATCTTCGTCGGTATCGCCGTGCTGCTCGTCGTAGCACCGCTGGTCCTCTACCCCGTCTACCTGATGAAGGTGCTGTGCTTCGCGCTGTTCGCGCTCGCCTTCAACCTGCTGCTCGGCTACGGCGGCCTGCTCTCCTTCGGCCACGCCGCCTATTTCGGCATGGCGAGCTACCTCTGCGCCTACACGGCCAAGAGCCTGGGCTTCACGCCCGAGCTGGCGATCCTCGCCGGCACGGTCACGGCCGCGCTGCTGGGGCTGGTCTTCGGCGCCCTGGCGATCCGCCGGCAGGGCATCTACTTCTCGATGATCACCCTGGCGCTCGCCCAGATGGTGTTCTTCTTCTCCCTGCAGGCGAAGTTCACCGGCGGCGAGGACGGCATCCAGGCGGTGCCGCGCGGCAACCTGTTCGGCGCGATCAGCCTCGCGGACGACCGGGTGATGTACGCGGTCGTGGCCGTGGTGTTCATGGCCGGGATGCTGCTGATCTACCGGATCATCCACTCGCCCTTCGGGCAGGTGCTGAAGGCGATCCGCGACAACGAGCCGAGGGCGATCTCGCTGGGCTACCGCGCCAGCCAGTACAAGCTCGCCGTGTTCGTCCTCTCGGCGACGCTCGCCGGGCTCGCGGGCTCCACCAAGGCGATCGTCTTCCAGCTCGCCTCGCTCACCGACGTGCACTGGTCGATGTCGGGCGAGGTGGTGCTCATGACCCTCGTCGGTGGCATGGGGACGGTGTTCGGTCCGATCGTCGGCGCGCTGGTGATCGTCACGATGGAGACGTACCTCGCGCAGTTCGGGGCCTGGGTGACGATCATCCAGGGCTGCGTCTTCGTGCTCTGCGTGCTGCTGTTCCGCGAGGGCATCGTCGGACTGATCGCCCGCATGATCCGCCGGCCGCTCTAG
- the mutL gene encoding DNA mismatch repair endonuclease MutL: MTSLSAPSVRRLDPVLVDRIAAGEVVERPASAVKELVENAIDAGARAIEVTVEAGGRRLIRVVDDGRGMTPDDLDLAVERHATSKLPGGDLTAIDTLGFRGEALPSIGAVSRLAIVTRTPEAEAGASLMVEAGLKGQVRPAPAQRGTRIEVTELFAATPARLKFLKSDRAENAAIAETLRRLAATQPGIRFTLRADAGQPLVLPAETGAEAELRRLAAVLGQDFLANALPVSLAREGFAVTGHVGLPTYHRGAATHIHLAVNGRPVRDRLLLGAIRGAYADTLASDRHPVLGLAVACDPGLVDVNVHPAKTEVRFREPGLVRALIVSAIHDALRRGGARSATTGAARTLDALRPAGPPLATHSGATAPSLFRPTRPGPFPSGAPSVAAPSGYRPSTAWRPAPQPARVEPAGFGESAQAVWTGPESVAVAAPPQADTRVADEAAEALDHPLGAARAQIHETYILAQTRDGLVIVDQHAAHERLVYERMKTEREAGGIARQGLLIPDVVEMSPEEADRLVAAAPDLDRLGLSIEAFGPGAVLVREVPAALIGASTRDLVTDILDALQASGDEESGVAATEGGPLGRRLDAILSRMSCHGSIRAGRRLRPEEMNALLREMEATPNSGQCNHGRPTSIELKLADIERLFGRR, encoded by the coding sequence ATGACATCCCTGTCCGCACCGTCCGTCCGCCGCCTCGATCCCGTGCTCGTCGACCGCATCGCCGCGGGCGAAGTGGTCGAGCGCCCGGCCTCGGCCGTGAAGGAGCTGGTCGAGAACGCGATCGATGCCGGGGCCCGGGCGATCGAGGTCACCGTCGAGGCCGGAGGGCGCCGGCTGATCCGGGTCGTCGACGACGGCCGCGGCATGACCCCGGACGATCTCGACCTCGCGGTCGAGCGGCACGCCACCTCCAAGCTTCCGGGCGGCGACCTCACGGCGATCGACACCCTCGGTTTCCGCGGCGAGGCCCTGCCGTCGATCGGCGCGGTGTCGCGGCTCGCCATCGTCACGCGGACGCCGGAGGCCGAGGCGGGGGCGAGCCTGATGGTCGAGGCGGGGCTGAAGGGTCAGGTCCGCCCGGCGCCGGCCCAGCGCGGCACCCGGATCGAGGTGACCGAACTCTTCGCCGCCACCCCGGCGCGGCTCAAGTTCCTCAAGTCGGACCGGGCCGAGAACGCCGCCATCGCCGAGACGCTGCGCCGCCTCGCCGCGACGCAGCCCGGAATCCGCTTCACCCTGAGGGCGGATGCCGGGCAGCCCCTGGTCCTGCCGGCCGAGACCGGGGCCGAAGCGGAGCTGCGCCGGCTCGCCGCGGTGCTGGGACAGGACTTCCTCGCCAACGCCCTGCCGGTTTCCCTGGCCCGGGAGGGCTTCGCGGTGACCGGCCATGTCGGCCTGCCGACCTACCACCGCGGCGCGGCGACCCACATCCACCTCGCGGTGAACGGCCGCCCGGTGCGCGACCGGCTCCTGCTCGGGGCGATCCGCGGCGCCTACGCCGATACCCTGGCGTCCGACCGGCACCCGGTCCTCGGCCTCGCCGTCGCGTGCGACCCGGGCCTCGTCGACGTCAACGTCCACCCGGCCAAGACCGAGGTGCGTTTCCGCGAGCCGGGCCTCGTGCGGGCGCTGATCGTGAGCGCGATCCACGACGCCCTGCGCCGCGGCGGTGCCCGCTCGGCCACCACTGGCGCCGCGCGGACCCTCGACGCCCTGCGGCCGGCCGGCCCACCGCTCGCGACCCACAGCGGCGCCACCGCACCGAGCCTGTTCCGGCCGACCCGTCCCGGCCCGTTCCCCAGCGGCGCGCCCTCGGTCGCGGCGCCGTCCGGTTACCGTCCGTCCACAGCGTGGCGGCCGGCGCCGCAGCCGGCGCGGGTCGAGCCGGCCGGCTTCGGCGAGTCCGCTCAGGCCGTCTGGACCGGGCCTGAGTCCGTCGCCGTGGCGGCCCCGCCCCAGGCCGATACCCGCGTCGCCGACGAGGCCGCGGAGGCGCTCGATCATCCACTGGGCGCCGCCCGCGCACAGATCCACGAGACCTACATCCTCGCCCAGACCCGTGACGGCCTCGTGATCGTCGATCAGCACGCCGCCCACGAACGCCTCGTCTACGAGCGGATGAAGACTGAGCGGGAAGCCGGCGGCATCGCCCGGCAGGGTCTCCTGATCCCGGACGTCGTCGAGATGAGCCCCGAGGAGGCCGACCGGCTCGTCGCGGCCGCCCCGGATCTCGACCGGCTGGGCCTGTCCATCGAGGCGTTCGGGCCGGGGGCGGTGCTCGTGCGCGAGGTGCCGGCCGCGCTGATCGGTGCCTCGACGCGCGATCTCGTCACCGACATCCTCGACGCCCTGCAGGCCAGCGGCGACGAGGAGAGCGGCGTCGCCGCGACGGAGGGCGGCCCGCTCGGGCGGCGTCTCGACGCGATCCTGTCGCGCATGAGCTGCCACGGCTCGATCCGGGCCGGGCGCCGCCTCCGGCCGGAGGAGATGAACGCCCTCCTGCGCGAGATGGAAGCGACGCCCAATTCCGGACAGTGCAATCACGGGCGCCCGACCTCGATCGAGCTGAAGCTCGCTGACATCGAGCGGCTGTTCGGACGCCGTTGA
- a CDS encoding SDR family NAD(P)-dependent oxidoreductase, translating to MAGPFDLAGRHVLVTGASSGLGRHFAGTLARAGARLSLGARRADALAETVARVASAGGEAHAVVMDVTDAASVERALDAAEERFGPVAVLVNNAGVTATKPALDLAESDWDAVLDTNLKGVWQVAQATGRRMVRHGAGGSIVNIASILGLRVTGGLAPYATSKAAVVQLTKSLALEWARYKIRVNALAPGYIKTELNDAFFESDAGRALIRRIPQRRLGEAAELDGPLLLLASEAGAYMTGSVLAVDGGHLVSGL from the coding sequence ATGGCGGGCCCGTTCGATCTCGCCGGCCGCCACGTCCTCGTCACCGGCGCCTCCAGCGGCCTCGGCCGTCACTTCGCAGGAACCCTGGCACGCGCCGGTGCGCGCCTGTCGCTCGGCGCCCGCCGGGCCGATGCCCTCGCCGAGACCGTCGCCCGCGTCGCGTCGGCGGGCGGTGAAGCCCACGCCGTCGTCATGGACGTCACCGACGCCGCGAGCGTCGAGCGCGCGCTCGACGCCGCCGAGGAACGGTTCGGACCGGTGGCGGTGCTGGTGAACAATGCCGGCGTGACGGCGACGAAGCCGGCCCTCGACCTTGCCGAGTCCGACTGGGACGCGGTGCTCGACACCAACCTCAAGGGCGTGTGGCAGGTCGCCCAGGCCACCGGCCGGCGCATGGTCCGGCACGGCGCGGGCGGCAGCATCGTCAACATCGCGTCGATCCTCGGGCTGCGCGTCACCGGCGGGCTCGCGCCCTACGCCACGTCGAAGGCGGCGGTGGTCCAGCTCACCAAGAGCCTCGCGCTCGAATGGGCCCGCTACAAAATCCGGGTGAACGCCCTCGCGCCGGGCTACATCAAGACCGAGCTGAACGACGCCTTCTTCGAGTCCGATGCCGGCCGGGCGCTGATCAGGCGCATCCCGCAGCGCCGGCTCGGGGAGGCGGCCGAGCTCGACGGACCGCTCCTGCTCCTGGCCTCGGAGGCCGGCGCCTACATGACCGGCAGCGTCCTGGCGGTCGACGGCGGCCACCTCGTCTCCGGCCTGTAG
- a CDS encoding AMP-binding protein, with the protein MTGTRPTRAELRENGSHPFEAGLARRAANYVPLTPVSLLARAAAAAGARTAVIDGDRRLTYADLYARCRRLAAGLAARGIGPLDTVAILAPNVPEMIEAHFAVPMLGAVLNPLNTRLDAATIAFSLRHGGARALLVEAEYAGLAARALADLAEPILVVAIGDSGIDGALSYGDLLAEGDPDYAWAGPEDEWQSLCLLYTSGTTGDPKGAVYSHRGGYLQALGNAVTFGLTGESVYLWTLPMFHCSGWSYPWASVAACATQVCLRKVEPAAIFRLIAEHGVTHLCGAPIVLSMIAHAPAQDRVPFPQRVRCAVGGAAPSSTIIRTMEELGFQVTHLYGATESYGPATVCLAQPDWTDLPDTERYARMARQGVPLATLEAVSVADTATDVPVPRDGTTVGEIRLRGNTVMKGYLGNPGATEAALADGWYRTGDLAVWHPDGSVEIKDRAKDIIISGGENISSLEVEEVLMRHPAVMLAAVVARPDPTWGESPCAFLEVKPGTSVPSEQELIAFCREHMARFKVPKTVVFGPLPKTSTGKIQKFVLREQARDL; encoded by the coding sequence ATGACGGGAACCCGTCCGACCCGAGCCGAACTCCGTGAGAACGGCTCCCACCCGTTCGAGGCCGGGCTCGCGCGCCGGGCGGCCAACTACGTGCCCCTGACCCCCGTGAGCCTGCTGGCGCGGGCCGCCGCCGCGGCGGGCGCGCGGACCGCCGTGATCGACGGCGACCGGCGCCTCACCTACGCGGACCTCTACGCGCGCTGCCGGCGCCTGGCCGCGGGCCTCGCGGCCCGGGGGATCGGGCCGCTCGACACCGTGGCGATCCTTGCGCCGAACGTCCCGGAGATGATCGAGGCGCATTTCGCCGTGCCGATGCTCGGCGCGGTGCTGAACCCGCTCAACACCCGCCTCGACGCGGCGACGATCGCGTTCTCGCTGCGGCACGGGGGCGCCCGGGCGCTCCTCGTCGAGGCCGAGTATGCCGGTCTGGCCGCGCGCGCCCTGGCGGATCTCGCCGAGCCGATCCTCGTCGTGGCGATCGGCGATTCCGGGATCGACGGGGCGCTGTCCTACGGGGATCTGCTGGCGGAGGGCGATCCGGACTACGCCTGGGCCGGCCCCGAGGACGAGTGGCAGTCGCTCTGCCTGCTCTACACGTCGGGGACGACCGGCGACCCGAAAGGCGCCGTCTACAGCCATCGCGGCGGCTATCTCCAGGCCCTGGGCAACGCCGTGACCTTCGGCCTGACCGGCGAGAGCGTGTATCTCTGGACGCTGCCGATGTTCCACTGCAGCGGCTGGTCCTACCCCTGGGCGAGCGTCGCGGCCTGCGCCACGCAGGTTTGCCTCCGCAAGGTTGAGCCGGCGGCGATCTTCCGGCTGATCGCCGAGCACGGGGTGACGCATCTGTGCGGGGCGCCGATCGTCCTCTCGATGATCGCGCACGCCCCGGCCCAGGACCGGGTGCCGTTCCCACAGCGGGTGCGCTGCGCGGTCGGCGGCGCGGCGCCGTCCTCCACGATCATCCGCACCATGGAGGAGCTGGGCTTCCAGGTGACTCATCTCTACGGCGCCACCGAGAGTTACGGTCCCGCGACGGTCTGCCTGGCGCAGCCGGACTGGACCGACCTCCCCGATACCGAGCGCTACGCCCGCATGGCCCGGCAGGGCGTGCCCCTGGCGACCCTCGAGGCGGTGAGCGTGGCCGACACCGCGACCGACGTGCCGGTGCCGCGGGACGGCACGACGGTCGGCGAGATCCGTCTGCGCGGCAACACGGTGATGAAGGGCTACCTCGGCAACCCGGGGGCGACCGAGGCGGCCCTCGCCGACGGCTGGTACCGGACCGGCGACCTCGCGGTGTGGCATCCCGACGGGTCGGTGGAGATCAAGGACCGGGCGAAGGACATCATCATCTCGGGCGGCGAGAATATCTCCAGCCTGGAGGTGGAGGAGGTGCTCATGCGCCACCCCGCAGTGATGCTGGCGGCCGTCGTGGCGCGGCCGGATCCGACCTGGGGCGAGAGCCCCTGCGCGTTCCTAGAGGTGAAGCCCGGCACGAGCGTGCCGAGCGAGCAGGAGTTGATCGCGTTCTGTCGCGAGCACATGGCGCGGTTCAAGGTGCCGAAGACGGTCGTGTTCGGGCCTTTGCCGAAGACCTCGACCGGCAAGATCCAGAAATTCGTCCTGCGCGAGCAGGCGCGGGATCTCTGA